A genome region from Paradevosia shaoguanensis includes the following:
- a CDS encoding 4-hydroxyphenylacetate 3-hydroxylase N-terminal domain-containing protein yields the protein MRSEDFRADKSRPFTGAEYLASLRDDREVYINGERVADVTAHPAMRNSARSLARLYDALHDQNRRETLTSPTDTGSGGYTHKYFRVAKSSSELVAQQGAIAEWARMSYGWMGRTADYKAALMNTLGANADWYGPFKENAQAWHKRAQEAVLFMNHAIVNPPIDRHKPADQVKDVFVHITKETDAGIYVSGAKVVATSSALTHYNFLAQSSATVTEDPSLSVMFIVPMNAPGIKMFCRVSYEETANRVGQPFDYPLSSRFDENDAILVLDNVFIPWEDVLVLRDAPKILSFHPASGFMHGYCFQGCTRFAVKLDFLAGLLAKALRATGGDAFRGNQAALGEVIALRHMFWSFSNAMAYNPQPWANGAVLPNLEAALSYRTFMSEAYPRVIETIRKVIASGLIYLPSSARDFDNPEINRYLAQYVRGSNDMSHIERIKIMKLLWDATGTEFGGRHALYELNYAGAPEEVRLQVLKGAERGGRLKQMEELVDTCMSDYDENGWTGDTWLPPLSN from the coding sequence ATGCGATCAGAAGATTTCCGCGCGGACAAGTCGCGCCCGTTCACCGGCGCCGAATACCTGGCCAGCCTGAGGGACGACCGCGAGGTCTATATCAATGGCGAGCGCGTTGCCGACGTCACGGCCCACCCGGCCATGCGCAATTCCGCCCGCTCGCTGGCACGGCTCTACGATGCGCTGCACGACCAGAACCGGCGCGAGACACTGACCTCGCCGACCGATACCGGCTCGGGTGGCTATACGCACAAATATTTCCGCGTGGCGAAGTCGAGTTCCGAGCTCGTCGCGCAGCAGGGCGCGATCGCCGAGTGGGCGCGCATGTCCTATGGCTGGATGGGGCGCACCGCCGACTACAAGGCGGCGCTGATGAACACGCTTGGCGCCAATGCCGACTGGTACGGCCCGTTCAAGGAGAACGCGCAGGCCTGGCACAAGCGTGCCCAGGAAGCGGTGCTCTTCATGAACCACGCCATCGTCAACCCGCCCATCGACCGTCACAAGCCGGCCGACCAGGTGAAGGACGTCTTCGTCCACATCACCAAGGAAACCGATGCGGGCATCTATGTGTCGGGCGCGAAGGTGGTGGCGACGTCGTCGGCGCTCACGCACTACAATTTCCTGGCGCAGAGCTCGGCCACGGTGACGGAAGACCCGTCGCTTTCGGTGATGTTCATCGTGCCGATGAATGCACCTGGCATCAAGATGTTCTGCCGCGTCTCCTATGAAGAGACCGCCAATCGCGTGGGGCAGCCTTTCGACTATCCGCTCTCCTCGCGGTTCGACGAGAACGACGCCATCCTCGTGCTCGACAATGTCTTCATCCCCTGGGAAGACGTGCTGGTGCTGCGCGATGCGCCGAAAATTCTGTCGTTCCACCCGGCCTCGGGCTTCATGCACGGCTATTGCTTCCAGGGCTGCACGCGCTTTGCGGTGAAGCTGGACTTCCTGGCCGGGCTCCTGGCCAAAGCGCTGCGCGCGACCGGCGGCGATGCATTCCGCGGCAACCAGGCGGCGCTCGGCGAGGTCATTGCTCTCAGGCACATGTTCTGGAGCTTTTCGAACGCCATGGCCTACAATCCGCAGCCATGGGCCAATGGCGCGGTGCTGCCGAACCTCGAGGCGGCGCTTTCGTACCGCACCTTCATGTCCGAAGCCTATCCGCGCGTGATCGAGACGATCCGCAAGGTCATCGCCTCGGGGCTCATCTACCTGCCGTCATCGGCGCGGGACTTCGACAATCCGGAGATCAACCGGTACCTGGCGCAATATGTCCGCGGGTCGAACGACATGAGCCATATCGAGCGCATCAAGATCATGAAGCTGCTCTGGGATGCGACGGGCACGGAGTTCGGCGGACGCCATGCGCTCTACGAGCTCAACTATGCCGGTGCGCCTGAAGAGGTGCGGCTGCAGGTGCTCAAGGGCGCCGAGCGCGGCGGGCGGCTCAAGCAGATGGAGGAACTCGTCGATACCTGCATGAGCGACTACGACGAGAACGGCTGGACCGGCGACACCTGGCTGCCGCCCCTGAGCAACTGA
- a CDS encoding flavin reductase, which translates to MPDLVTKTEFRNAMARVCAPVNIITTDGSAGRGGFTATAMCSVSDEPPTLLVCMNGRSAQCDLFLANKRFCVNVLTHEHMHLAGKFAGGTQDMTERYAAAQWLKMASGTPALADAIVNFDCEIEMVHHVGTHNVMIGRVTGVRHRPDGNALLYVDRTYVHVPTQLGSFGG; encoded by the coding sequence ATGCCCGACCTCGTTACCAAGACCGAATTCCGCAACGCGATGGCGCGGGTCTGCGCGCCCGTCAACATCATCACCACGGACGGCTCTGCCGGCCGTGGCGGGTTCACCGCCACGGCGATGTGCTCGGTGTCGGACGAGCCGCCTACCCTGCTGGTCTGCATGAACGGACGGTCGGCGCAGTGCGACCTGTTCCTCGCCAACAAGCGGTTCTGCGTCAATGTGCTCACCCACGAGCACATGCACCTGGCCGGCAAGTTCGCCGGCGGGACGCAGGACATGACGGAGCGCTATGCGGCGGCGCAATGGCTCAAGATGGCGTCAGGCACGCCTGCGCTGGCCGACGCCATCGTCAATTTCGATTGCGAGATCGAGATGGTGCACCATGTGGGCACGCATAACGTGATGATCGGGCGGGTGACGGGCGTCCGCCATCGGCCGGACGGCAACGCCCTGCTCTATGTCGACCGCACCTATGTGCATGTCCCGACCCAGCTTGGCAGCTTCGGCGGCTAG
- a CDS encoding EamA family transporter, translating into MAGTGESWLIWALLSAAFAALTAIFAKVGIENINSDFATFIRTIVILVAAGGMVFATGNWQSPSTVSNKTWLFLLLSGLATAASWICYFRALKLGPAGQVAPIDKLSVVLVAVFAFTFLGERYSTVNWVGIALITAGAVLVAVP; encoded by the coding sequence ATGGCAGGCACCGGGGAATCCTGGCTTATCTGGGCGTTGTTGTCAGCCGCTTTCGCGGCGTTGACCGCGATCTTCGCCAAGGTGGGCATCGAAAACATCAATTCCGATTTCGCCACCTTTATCCGCACCATCGTCATCCTTGTGGCGGCGGGCGGCATGGTCTTTGCCACCGGCAACTGGCAATCGCCCAGCACCGTCTCCAACAAGACCTGGCTGTTCCTGCTGCTCTCGGGCCTGGCGACAGCCGCGTCGTGGATCTGCTATTTCCGGGCGCTCAAGCTCGGGCCCGCGGGGCAGGTGGCGCCGATCGATAAGCTCAGCGTCGTGCTTGTCGCCGTCTTCGCCTTCACCTTCCTCGGCGAGCGCTATTCGACCGTGAACTGGGTGGGAATTGCCCTGATCACGGCCGGTGCGGTGCTTGTCGCCGTCCCCTAG
- a CDS encoding APC family permease: protein MTTTTSDGQANQLRKNSLGVAAVTFLVVSAAAPLTAVAGGVPLSMLLGNGAGIPATFILVTALLLLFAVGYVAMSRHVRNAGAFYAYTTRGLGGVAGGAAAIIAIVSYNCMQIGVFGLFGAATSGLLAGWGINLPWWAWCYLGIALVAVLGYRRVDISAKVLTVLVVLEYLVVLILDFAIIGQGGDSGLSLAPFTPAQFFQGSPAIGILFCFAAFIGFEATTIYSEEAREPTRTVPRATYISVLLIGIFYMFTSWLMANGAGVDKLVGEIGALEDPTTFLFTLSDRYVGTWLSQLMSILFVTSLFAGVTAFHNGVARYMYVAGREGLLPSGIGVTHRQFQSPHVASIVQTVIAVAVITLFAVTGQDPVLNLFSWLTNVGTLGIIVLMAATSFAVVAFFSRNAGLEANPLKAWILPVLSGLAFLVVISQIVINFGNLSGASGTLGWFLPAIVLIAALVGAALAIGLRSRSAAAFEALGSARY, encoded by the coding sequence TTGACCACAACAACTTCCGACGGCCAGGCCAATCAGCTGCGCAAGAACAGCCTTGGCGTTGCGGCCGTCACCTTTCTCGTCGTTTCCGCCGCTGCGCCGCTGACCGCGGTAGCCGGCGGCGTGCCGCTCAGCATGTTGCTGGGCAACGGGGCGGGCATCCCCGCCACCTTCATTCTCGTCACTGCGCTGCTGCTGCTCTTCGCGGTCGGCTATGTCGCCATGTCGCGCCACGTGCGCAATGCCGGCGCCTTCTACGCCTATACTACCCGCGGGCTGGGTGGCGTGGCCGGTGGCGCCGCGGCGATCATCGCCATTGTCAGCTATAATTGCATGCAGATCGGCGTCTTCGGCCTCTTCGGCGCTGCCACCTCCGGGCTTCTGGCCGGCTGGGGCATCAACCTGCCGTGGTGGGCTTGGTGCTATCTCGGCATCGCGCTGGTGGCCGTGCTGGGCTACCGCCGCGTCGATATCTCGGCCAAGGTCCTCACCGTCCTCGTGGTTCTCGAATACCTCGTGGTGCTCATCCTCGATTTCGCCATCATCGGGCAGGGCGGCGACAGCGGCCTCAGCCTCGCGCCGTTCACGCCGGCGCAGTTCTTCCAGGGCTCGCCCGCCATCGGCATCCTCTTCTGCTTTGCCGCCTTCATCGGCTTTGAAGCCACCACCATCTATTCCGAGGAAGCCCGCGAGCCGACCCGCACGGTGCCCCGCGCCACCTATATCTCGGTGCTACTCATCGGCATCTTCTACATGTTCACCTCCTGGCTCATGGCCAATGGTGCGGGCGTGGACAAGCTCGTCGGCGAGATCGGTGCGCTCGAAGACCCGACCACCTTCCTTTTCACGCTCTCCGACCGTTATGTCGGCACCTGGCTGAGCCAGTTGATGAGCATTCTCTTCGTCACCAGCCTCTTTGCCGGCGTCACCGCGTTCCACAACGGCGTCGCCCGCTACATGTACGTCGCCGGCCGCGAAGGCCTCTTGCCCTCGGGGATCGGCGTGACGCACCGCCAGTTCCAGAGCCCGCACGTCGCCTCGATCGTCCAGACCGTCATCGCCGTAGCAGTGATAACGCTCTTCGCCGTCACCGGGCAGGACCCGGTGCTCAACCTCTTTTCCTGGCTCACCAATGTCGGCACGTTGGGCATCATCGTCTTGATGGCGGCGACGTCCTTTGCGGTCGTGGCCTTCTTTTCGCGCAATGCCGGGCTCGAGGCCAATCCGCTCAAGGCGTGGATCTTGCCGGTGCTGTCCGGCCTGGCCTTTCTCGTCGTGATTTCGCAGATCGTCATCAACTTCGGCAACCTCTCGGGCGCCTCCGGCACCCTGGGCTGGTTCCTGCCTGCCATCGTGCTGATCGCTGCACTGGTCGGCGCCGCTCTCGCTATCGGCCTGCGCTCGCGCAGTGCCGCGGCGTTCGAGGCGCTGGGCAGCGCTCGCTACTAG
- the hpaR gene encoding homoprotocatechuate degradation operon regulator HpaR produces MACHTRDLSEAVVLPRNTRRSLPMSLLRAREAVMLNFRPMLARHDVTEQQWRVLRVLGENSPLDATEVAERASILAPSLTRIIKALEDRSLITRGKFEDDGRRVQLAIAPAGMTMIEELAPERRAIYREIERKYGPEELEKLLDMLEALIKSQE; encoded by the coding sequence ATGGCCTGCCATACCAGAGACTTGTCGGAGGCCGTCGTGCTGCCAAGAAATACTCGCAGATCGCTGCCCATGTCGCTGCTGCGCGCTCGCGAGGCGGTAATGCTCAACTTCCGGCCCATGCTGGCCCGGCACGACGTCACCGAGCAGCAATGGCGCGTTCTGCGCGTCCTGGGGGAAAACAGCCCGCTCGATGCCACCGAGGTCGCCGAGCGCGCCTCGATTCTGGCGCCCAGCCTCACGCGCATCATCAAGGCGCTGGAAGATCGCAGCCTCATCACCCGCGGAAAGTTCGAGGACGACGGCCGCCGCGTGCAGCTCGCCATCGCCCCCGCCGGGATGACCATGATCGAGGAACTCGCCCCCGAGCGCCGCGCCATCTATCGCGAGATCGAACGCAAGTACGGGCCGGAAGAGCTCGAAAAGCTGCTCGACATGCTCGAAGCCCTCATCAAAAGCCAGGAATAG
- a CDS encoding 5-carboxymethyl-2-hydroxymuconate Delta-isomerase, producing MPHFSIEYSANLDERVDMQALCALISLTVLETGLFEVGAVRVRAFRAEAYSIADALPENGFIDMSFRIGQGRTDEEKRRTGEAIFKAVGDYLAPLFDTPHFALSLEIREIHPDLSWKKNAIHPRLRGK from the coding sequence ATGCCGCATTTTTCGATCGAATATTCTGCCAATCTCGACGAGCGCGTCGACATGCAGGCGCTTTGCGCGCTGATTTCGCTCACAGTGCTGGAGACCGGGCTCTTCGAGGTCGGGGCGGTGCGCGTGCGGGCTTTCCGGGCCGAGGCCTACAGCATCGCCGACGCCCTGCCCGAGAACGGCTTCATCGACATGTCCTTCCGTATCGGCCAGGGCCGGACGGATGAAGAGAAGCGACGAACCGGCGAGGCGATCTTCAAGGCAGTGGGCGACTATCTCGCGCCGCTCTTTGACACCCCCCATTTCGCCCTTTCGCTCGAGATCCGGGAAATTCATCCGGACCTGAGCTGGAAGAAGAATGCCATCCACCCCCGCCTGCGCGGCAAGTAA
- the hpaE gene encoding 5-carboxymethyl-2-hydroxymuconate semialdehyde dehydrogenase translates to MSDFEDNLKKAEGYLARFKRDGVLNRIGGQDVASADGSTFESISSVDLKPLATVARGKAADIDRAAKAAKEAFPAWAALPGEARKKLLHKISDLIVARAEEIAFVECMDTGQSLKFMSKAALRGAENFRFFADRAPEARDGKVLRAPGQLNMTTRAPIGPVGIITPWNTPFMLSTWKIAPALAAGCTVVHKPAEFSPLTARLLIEIAEEAGLPPGVLNLVNGMGEDAGKALTEHPDIKAIGFVGESRTGSMIMKQGADTLKRVHFELGGKNPVIVFADADLDRAADAAVFMIYSLNGERCTSSSRLLVEESIYDAFTAKVAERANRIKVGHPLDPQTVIGPLVHPVHEQKVLSYFEIGVAEGATLAAGGRKIDGPGGGPYVAPTLFTNVRNDMRIAQEEIFGPVLSAIPFKDEAEALAIANDVQYGLTGYLWTADVTRAFRFTDALQAGMIWVNSENVRHLPTPFGGVKNSGIGRDGGDWSFDFYMETKNIAFATAPANIQKLGD, encoded by the coding sequence ATGTCCGATTTCGAAGATAACCTCAAAAAGGCCGAGGGTTACCTCGCCCGCTTCAAGCGCGATGGCGTGCTCAACCGCATCGGCGGCCAGGACGTAGCGTCGGCCGACGGCTCGACCTTCGAGAGCATCTCGTCGGTCGATCTCAAGCCGCTGGCGACGGTAGCGCGGGGCAAGGCGGCCGATATCGACCGCGCCGCGAAGGCCGCCAAGGAAGCATTTCCCGCCTGGGCCGCATTGCCGGGCGAGGCGCGCAAGAAGCTGCTGCACAAGATTTCCGACCTCATCGTCGCCCGCGCCGAAGAGATCGCGTTCGTTGAATGCATGGATACCGGGCAGTCGCTCAAATTCATGTCCAAGGCGGCGCTGCGCGGCGCGGAGAACTTCCGCTTCTTCGCCGATCGCGCGCCCGAGGCGCGTGACGGCAAGGTGCTGCGTGCGCCGGGCCAGCTCAACATGACCACGCGCGCGCCTATCGGACCGGTGGGCATCATCACGCCGTGGAACACGCCGTTCATGCTCTCGACGTGGAAGATCGCCCCTGCGCTGGCTGCAGGCTGCACGGTGGTGCACAAGCCGGCCGAGTTCTCCCCGCTCACCGCGCGGCTCCTCATCGAGATCGCCGAGGAAGCCGGGTTGCCGCCGGGCGTGCTGAACCTCGTCAACGGCATGGGCGAAGACGCGGGCAAGGCGCTGACCGAGCACCCGGACATCAAGGCCATCGGCTTCGTGGGCGAGAGCCGGACGGGCTCGATGATCATGAAGCAGGGCGCCGACACGCTAAAGCGCGTGCATTTCGAACTGGGCGGCAAGAACCCGGTGATCGTCTTCGCCGATGCCGACCTCGACCGCGCGGCCGATGCCGCCGTCTTCATGATCTATTCGCTCAATGGCGAGCGCTGCACCTCGTCCTCGCGCCTGCTGGTCGAGGAGTCGATCTACGACGCCTTCACCGCCAAGGTTGCCGAGCGCGCCAATCGCATCAAGGTCGGGCACCCGCTCGATCCACAGACGGTCATCGGGCCGCTGGTGCATCCGGTGCATGAGCAGAAGGTGCTTTCGTATTTCGAGATCGGCGTTGCCGAAGGCGCGACGCTGGCGGCCGGCGGACGCAAGATCGACGGACCGGGCGGTGGCCCCTATGTCGCCCCTACCCTTTTCACCAATGTGCGCAACGACATGCGCATCGCGCAGGAAGAGATTTTCGGGCCGGTGCTCAGCGCCATTCCGTTCAAGGACGAGGCGGAAGCCCTGGCGATCGCCAATGACGTACAGTACGGCCTGACCGGCTATCTCTGGACGGCCGACGTGACCCGCGCCTTCCGCTTCACCGATGCGCTGCAGGCCGGCATGATCTGGGTGAACTCGGAAAACGTGCGCCACCTGCCGACGCCGTTCGGCGGCGTCAAGAATTCGGGCATCGGGCGTGATGGCGGCGATTGGTCGTTCGATTTCTATATGGAAACCAAGAACATAGCCTTCGCCACGGCGCCGGCAAATATCCAGAAGCTCGGGGACTGA
- the hpaD gene encoding 3,4-dihydroxyphenylacetate 2,3-dioxygenase, with translation MSLPKPVLYPPFNIVRLSHVELAVTDLAKSRAFYVDTLGLQVTDETKDTIYLRALEERGHHCIVLRKCERAEARDLGFKVFDDEDLDKAAHFFKGKGLPVEWVERPYQSRTFRTHDPHGIPLEFYSKMERLPPIHQKYALYKGVKPLRIDHFNCFSPNVDESVAFYNEIGFRVTEYTEDAESGRLWAAWTHRKGGVHDIAFTNGRGPRLHHVAFWVPTPLNIIDLLDLMATTGWVANIERGPGRHGISNAFFLYVRDPDNHRIEIYCSDYQTVDPDLEPIRWDLKDPQRQTLWGAPAPRSWFEEGSSFADAKVRDPELAAQPIIAP, from the coding sequence ATGTCTCTACCCAAACCCGTTCTCTACCCGCCGTTCAACATCGTGCGCCTCAGCCACGTGGAACTGGCCGTTACCGATCTTGCCAAATCCCGCGCCTTCTATGTCGATACGCTCGGCCTGCAGGTGACTGACGAGACCAAGGACACGATCTACCTGCGTGCGCTCGAGGAGCGCGGTCACCATTGCATCGTGCTGCGCAAGTGCGAGCGCGCCGAAGCGCGCGACCTGGGTTTCAAGGTGTTCGACGACGAGGACCTCGACAAGGCGGCGCATTTCTTCAAGGGCAAGGGCCTGCCGGTGGAATGGGTCGAGCGCCCCTACCAGAGCCGCACGTTCCGCACGCATGACCCGCACGGCATTCCGCTCGAATTCTATTCGAAGATGGAGCGCCTGCCGCCGATCCACCAGAAATACGCGCTCTACAAAGGGGTGAAGCCCCTCCGCATCGACCACTTCAACTGCTTCTCGCCCAATGTCGACGAGTCCGTTGCTTTCTATAACGAAATCGGCTTCCGGGTGACCGAATATACCGAGGACGCCGAGAGCGGGCGGCTGTGGGCGGCGTGGACGCATCGCAAGGGCGGCGTGCACGATATCGCCTTCACCAATGGCCGCGGCCCGCGCCTGCATCACGTCGCGTTCTGGGTGCCGACCCCGCTCAACATCATCGACCTGCTCGACCTCATGGCCACGACCGGCTGGGTCGCCAATATCGAGCGCGGGCCGGGGCGGCACGGCATTTCCAACGCCTTCTTCCTTTACGTCCGCGACCCGGATAATCACCGCATCGAGATCTATTGCTCGGACTACCAGACGGTGGACCCGGACCTCGAACCGATCCGCTGGGACCTCAAGGACCCGCAGCGGCAGACCCTGTGGGGCGCACCCGCGCCGCGCTCGTGGTTCGAGGAAGGGAGCTCCTTCGCCGATGCGAAGGTGCGCGATCCGGAGCTGGCAGCCCAGCCCATCATCGCACCCTGA
- a CDS encoding pyridoxal phosphate-dependent decarboxylase family protein, with translation MNNDDFRSWSTKAAQWGVDYREGLRERPVRAPLVPGKVLNALPSVPPEKAEPMEKIFADFENLIVPGMTHWQHPRFFAYFPASAAPPSVIAEYLVAAMGAQCMLWQTSPAATELEIRMIDWLRQAIGLPQGFGGVIQDSASSSTLAAVLTMRERALEWHGNAKGLAANPQLRVYSSSLVHTSIDRAIWISGIGQENLVRIPAVGALQSMDPAALEAAIVADKAAGFLPAGIVACVGSTSVGSTDNIRAVCEIAKRHGLYVHVDAAWAGSAMICPEFRHFWDGIEMADSVVFNPHKWLSVQFDCSAHFVRNPEDLVRTLAIKPEYLKTHGHDGVVNFSEWSVQLGRRFRALKLWFVLRAEGLEGLRTMIRNHVKWAEKLARRLKAEPDFEIASEPMLSLFSFRYTPRGAADLDALNLALVNAINDDGRIYLTQSTFEGKLVIRFQAGHSDMTEADADVAFDTIVEIARSLAIEKKTA, from the coding sequence ATGAACAACGACGATTTCCGCTCCTGGTCCACCAAGGCCGCGCAATGGGGCGTGGATTATCGCGAAGGCCTCCGAGAGCGACCGGTGCGCGCGCCGCTGGTGCCCGGCAAGGTGCTCAACGCCCTGCCCTCGGTTCCGCCCGAAAAGGCCGAGCCGATGGAGAAGATCTTCGCCGATTTCGAAAATCTCATCGTGCCGGGAATGACGCATTGGCAGCATCCCCGGTTCTTCGCCTATTTCCCCGCCAGCGCCGCGCCGCCCTCGGTGATCGCCGAGTACCTGGTGGCGGCAATGGGCGCGCAGTGCATGCTGTGGCAGACCTCGCCGGCGGCGACAGAACTCGAAATCCGCATGATCGACTGGCTGCGCCAGGCAATCGGACTGCCGCAGGGATTTGGCGGCGTCATCCAGGATTCGGCCTCGTCCTCGACGCTGGCTGCGGTGCTGACCATGCGCGAGCGCGCGCTCGAATGGCATGGCAATGCCAAGGGCCTCGCCGCCAACCCGCAATTGCGGGTCTATAGCTCCAGCCTCGTCCATACCTCGATCGACCGGGCGATCTGGATTTCGGGTATCGGGCAGGAAAACCTCGTCCGCATTCCGGCCGTAGGCGCGCTGCAGTCGATGGACCCGGCGGCGCTTGAAGCAGCGATCGTGGCCGACAAAGCTGCCGGCTTCCTGCCGGCGGGCATCGTGGCCTGTGTGGGCTCGACCAGCGTGGGCTCGACCGACAATATCCGCGCCGTCTGCGAGATCGCCAAGCGGCACGGGCTTTATGTCCATGTCGATGCGGCATGGGCCGGTTCGGCGATGATCTGCCCGGAATTCCGGCACTTCTGGGACGGGATCGAGATGGCGGATTCGGTCGTCTTCAACCCGCATAAATGGCTCTCCGTGCAGTTCGACTGCTCGGCGCATTTCGTGCGCAATCCCGAAGACCTGGTGCGCACGCTCGCCATCAAGCCGGAATATCTCAAGACGCACGGCCATGACGGCGTGGTCAATTTCTCGGAATGGTCGGTGCAGCTCGGCCGCCGGTTCCGGGCGCTGAAACTCTGGTTCGTGCTGCGCGCGGAAGGGCTCGAGGGCCTGCGCACCATGATCCGCAATCACGTCAAATGGGCCGAGAAGCTGGCCCGGCGCCTCAAGGCGGAGCCGGATTTCGAGATCGCCAGCGAGCCGATGCTGTCGCTGTTCTCGTTCCGCTACACCCCGCGCGGCGCAGCCGACCTCGACGCGCTCAATCTCGCGCTGGTCAACGCCATCAACGATGACGGACGCATCTATCTCACGCAGAGCACTTTCGAGGGCAAGCTCGTCATCCGCTTCCAGGCCGGCCATTCGGACATGACCGAGGCCGATGCCGATGTCGCGTTCGACACCATTGTCGAGATCGCCCGTTCCCTCGCAATCGAGAAGAAGACCGCATGA
- the gabD gene encoding NADP-dependent succinate-semialdehyde dehydrogenase, producing MKLKDSTLLRQAAYVAGRWIEAKAPAVVAVTNPATGEVIGNVPRLGAAETREAIEAARVAQVEWAGRTAKERSVILRRWFELMMANQDDLGLILTLEQGKPLAEAKGEIAYGASFIEWFAEEARRVYGDIIPGHQRDKRIMVLKQPIGVVGAITPWNFPNAMITRKAGPALAAGCAMVLKPASQTPFSAIALAVLAERAGVPAGLFSVLTGSASEIGAEMTANPTVRKITFTGSTEIGAQLFAQSAPTIKKLGLELGGNAPFIVFDDADLDAAVEGALIAKFRNNGQTCVCANRIYVQEGVYDAFAEKLATAVAKLKIGNGLDDGVVLGPLIDDKAVAKVEEHIADALGKGAQVSLGGKRHALGGTFFETTILTGVTPEMAVAREETFGPLAPLFAFKDEADVIAQANDTEFGLASYFYARDLARVWRVAEALEYGMVGVNTGLISTAEAPFGGIKSSGLGREGSKYGIEEFTEIKYVCLGGIAA from the coding sequence ATGAAACTCAAGGATTCGACGCTTCTCCGGCAGGCCGCCTATGTCGCGGGCCGCTGGATCGAGGCCAAGGCGCCCGCTGTCGTCGCCGTGACCAACCCCGCCACCGGCGAGGTGATCGGCAACGTGCCCAGGCTCGGCGCCGCTGAAACGCGCGAGGCCATCGAGGCGGCGCGAGTCGCGCAGGTGGAATGGGCCGGGCGGACTGCCAAGGAGCGCTCGGTGATCCTGCGGCGCTGGTTCGAGCTGATGATGGCCAACCAGGACGACCTGGGGCTTATTCTCACGCTCGAACAGGGCAAGCCGCTGGCCGAGGCCAAGGGCGAGATCGCCTATGGCGCCAGCTTCATCGAATGGTTCGCCGAGGAGGCTCGGCGGGTCTATGGCGACATCATTCCGGGCCATCAGCGCGACAAGCGCATCATGGTGCTCAAGCAGCCGATCGGCGTGGTTGGGGCTATCACGCCCTGGAATTTTCCCAACGCGATGATCACGCGCAAGGCGGGGCCGGCACTGGCGGCGGGTTGCGCCATGGTGCTCAAGCCTGCTTCGCAGACGCCGTTTTCGGCCATTGCGCTGGCGGTGCTGGCCGAGCGCGCGGGTGTCCCGGCGGGGCTCTTCAGCGTGCTCACCGGCTCGGCTTCCGAGATCGGGGCGGAGATGACGGCCAACCCCACCGTCCGCAAGATCACGTTCACCGGCTCGACCGAGATCGGAGCGCAGCTCTTTGCGCAGAGCGCGCCGACTATCAAGAAGCTCGGGCTGGAACTGGGTGGCAATGCGCCCTTCATCGTCTTCGATGACGCCGATCTCGATGCGGCGGTCGAAGGTGCGCTGATCGCCAAGTTCCGCAACAATGGCCAGACCTGCGTCTGCGCCAACCGCATCTATGTGCAGGAGGGCGTCTATGACGCCTTCGCCGAAAAGCTCGCGACGGCCGTGGCAAAGCTCAAGATCGGCAATGGTCTCGATGATGGCGTGGTGCTCGGTCCCCTCATCGACGACAAGGCCGTTGCCAAGGTCGAGGAGCATATCGCCGACGCGTTGGGCAAGGGCGCGCAGGTGAGCCTTGGCGGCAAGCGCCATGCGCTGGGCGGCACGTTTTTCGAGACCACGATCCTCACCGGCGTGACGCCCGAGATGGCGGTGGCCCGCGAGGAGACGTTCGGCCCCCTCGCCCCGCTTTTCGCCTTCAAGGACGAAGCGGATGTGATCGCGCAGGCCAACGACACGGAATTCGGGCTCGCCTCCTATTTCTACGCGCGCGATCTCGCCCGTGTCTGGCGCGTGGCCGAGGCGCTCGAATACGGCATGGTCGGGGTCAATACCGGCCTCATCTCCACTGCCGAAGCGCCGTTCGGCGGCATCAAGTCCTCGGGCCTGGGCCGGGAAGGCTCGAAGTACGGCATCGAGGAGTTCACCGAGATCAAATATGTCTGCCTCGGCGGCATAGCGGCCTAA